The following are encoded together in the Xanthomonas vesicatoria ATCC 35937 genome:
- a CDS encoding TonB-dependent siderophore receptor, with product MRPTLLVTALAAALALQPAFAQHITTAAVTELDGVDVVGRAQTLYKSEDAAVATRTDTPLSLVPQSVQVLPRELIDDQAARQITDLYRSISGISFFSYAGVTLRGFRQENVLYDGLRGDPYAGFSVPQLFNIERVEVLKGPAGALYGAGEPGGVINYVTRKPAHQAQRRVELQLGNQSFGAASFEATGPARDDGRIRYRIGAYADGEDGFRWNTDSQSQIGDASLAFDVGDTGELTLQYTDITQNLGGNRLRGVPVDDNGNFLTDRRWNHNEPTDFLDMRAKVAFAQYRFSPSSAWDVDMALRWFKNDEHQIYHEPMGLIDRDRDGTAEWMTRQLRNQYRDNDAISGNVNAVFRTSTGTIAHKLLMGADYYRLDADFRAQTANTADTGRVRGPVPGINLFNPVYGRSGFYDYGLDTLPWRATSTRSLRYGAYLQDELTLTPRWYAMAGLRWDGFKDDNLLDGSRITGNDLSWRVGSTFVLRDGVNAYASYASGFVPQDAANQDASVGGPFDPERSKQWELGLKTALNDGGLTLNTALYRIERSNIVQANGSVVDGVNQLSALGLVRSEGLEVDLLADLTQRWVLNLTYAYNDARVLDAGSDGITNASGDRFANAPRNTLGLWTRYDLPAWRSAIAFGADYVGERVSLDGQRVKPYAIYDISWQTQWDAWKLQINVKNLFDKVYAVSGFNARGGHFPGEPRRIYAQLAYTF from the coding sequence ATGCGACCCACGCTCCTTGTCACCGCGCTCGCCGCTGCGCTCGCTCTGCAACCTGCTTTCGCTCAACACATCACAACAGCGGCCGTCACCGAGCTGGATGGCGTGGATGTCGTCGGTCGTGCGCAGACGCTCTACAAATCCGAAGACGCCGCCGTGGCCACGCGCACCGACACGCCGCTCTCGCTGGTGCCGCAATCGGTGCAGGTGCTGCCGCGCGAGTTGATCGACGACCAGGCCGCGCGCCAGATCACCGATCTGTATCGAAGCATCAGCGGCATCAGTTTCTTCAGCTACGCCGGGGTTACCTTGCGCGGTTTTCGCCAGGAAAACGTGCTGTATGACGGTCTGCGTGGCGACCCGTATGCAGGCTTCTCCGTGCCGCAGTTGTTCAACATCGAACGCGTTGAAGTGCTTAAGGGCCCGGCAGGTGCGTTGTATGGTGCCGGCGAGCCCGGCGGCGTCATCAACTACGTCACCCGCAAACCTGCACACCAGGCGCAGCGGCGGGTGGAGCTGCAACTGGGCAATCAATCGTTCGGCGCCGCGTCCTTCGAAGCCACAGGACCTGCGCGCGACGACGGCCGTATCCGCTATCGCATCGGCGCCTATGCCGATGGCGAGGACGGCTTTCGCTGGAACACCGATAGCCAGAGCCAGATCGGCGATGCGTCTTTGGCCTTCGATGTCGGCGACACCGGTGAACTCACCCTGCAATACACCGATATCACCCAAAACCTGGGCGGCAATCGCCTGCGCGGCGTGCCGGTCGATGACAACGGCAACTTCCTCACCGACCGCCGCTGGAACCACAACGAGCCTACCGATTTTCTCGACATGCGCGCCAAGGTCGCCTTCGCGCAGTATCGGTTTTCGCCGTCCAGTGCGTGGGATGTGGACATGGCGCTGCGCTGGTTCAAGAACGATGAGCATCAGATCTATCACGAGCCGATGGGCTTGATCGACCGCGATCGCGACGGCACTGCCGAGTGGATGACGCGGCAGTTGCGCAACCAGTACCGCGACAACGACGCGATTTCCGGCAACGTCAATGCGGTGTTCCGCACCAGCACCGGTACCATCGCACACAAGCTGCTGATGGGCGCCGATTACTATCGCCTGGACGCCGATTTCCGGGCGCAAACGGCCAATACCGCGGATACCGGACGCGTGCGCGGGCCGGTGCCTGGCATCAATTTGTTCAACCCGGTCTACGGGCGCAGCGGCTTCTACGATTATGGTCTGGACACGCTCCCGTGGCGTGCCACCAGCACGCGCAGCCTGCGCTACGGCGCGTATCTGCAGGACGAACTGACGCTGACGCCGCGCTGGTACGCGATGGCCGGACTGCGCTGGGACGGCTTCAAGGACGACAACCTGCTGGATGGCTCGCGCATCACCGGCAACGACCTCAGCTGGCGCGTGGGCAGCACCTTCGTGCTGCGCGACGGCGTCAATGCCTATGCGAGCTACGCCAGCGGTTTTGTGCCGCAGGACGCGGCAAATCAGGATGCGAGCGTCGGCGGGCCGTTCGACCCGGAGCGCAGCAAGCAATGGGAGCTTGGTCTGAAGACCGCGCTCAACGATGGCGGCCTGACCCTCAACACCGCGCTGTATCGCATCGAACGCAGCAACATCGTGCAAGCCAATGGCAGCGTCGTCGATGGCGTCAACCAATTGTCCGCACTGGGCCTGGTGCGCAGCGAAGGGCTGGAGGTCGACCTGCTGGCCGACCTGACCCAGCGCTGGGTGCTCAATCTCACCTACGCCTACAACGATGCGCGCGTGCTCGATGCCGGCAGCGACGGCATCACCAATGCATCGGGCGATCGCTTCGCCAATGCACCGCGCAACACGCTCGGACTGTGGACCCGCTACGACCTGCCGGCCTGGCGCTCGGCGATTGCGTTCGGCGCCGACTACGTGGGCGAGCGCGTCAGTCTGGATGGACAACGCGTCAAGCCATACGCCATCTACGACATCAGCTGGCAAACGCAATGGGATGCATGGAAGCTGCAGATCAACGTCAAGAACCTGTTCGACAAGGTGTATGCCGTGAGCGGCTTCAACGCGCGTGGCGGGCACTTCCCGGGCGAACCGCGGCGCATCTATGCGCAGTTGGCTTACACCTTCTGA
- a CDS encoding penicillin acylase family protein: MRKWLARLMLATVVLVLAAGLTLYLLLRGSLAQLDGDTRLSGLAAAVSVQRDHNGVVTIDAKSQTDAMRALGYVHAQDRYFEMDLMRRAPAGELSDLFGPKAMDLDKRNRVHRLRARVHANLDTAAGSQRAALQAYTDGVNAGLAALPVRPWPYLLLRQTPRAWTLDDSILTGLAMYADLQDSDNQTELAAARIRAVVPPALAALLDHQGSSWDAPLFGPAHGNAVLPDAAALDLRRLPHPPAAPPAEQPTPGSNNFAVDGSLTADGRAIVADDMHLGLRAPNIWFRARLRYPDTAAAGGKVDVTGFTLPGLPAVVVGSNGHVAWAFTNSYIDTADFARIPAATPGHPQALTTHVETIRVAGAAPVRLDVREAAWGPILHENPDGSLLALRWAAQLPGAIRLDFAQMSSARDLQSAFEVADRSGIPAQNLLLADRSGRIAWRLIGARPARNPGCGPTGIAELATAAPPSASPPAQRDPQASGCTPWPVRSDAAPALIDPSSHRLWTANSRVVDTQQLATLGNAGYDLGARAQQIRDDLFAKQRFNERDLLAIQLDDRALLLTRWWQLLRGVVEHSKDPALQQIEQATRQWDGHASTTSASYRIVREFRSKTIDKVEAGLLAPAQAALGEQFLAPRRAQLEGIVWPLLQQRPANLLPPTFASWEQLLSDAASSAQAELAAQADPGQPLDTRTWGERNTAAICHPIARALPDFAKRWLCMPADQLPGDRDMPRVQGPAFGASERMVVSPGHEQDGIVHMPGGQSGHPLSPFWGAGHEDWVHGRPTPFLPTATRYMLELRPQ, translated from the coding sequence ATGCGCAAATGGCTGGCCCGGCTGATGCTGGCAACTGTGGTGCTGGTGCTCGCCGCCGGCCTGACGCTGTATCTGCTGCTGCGCGGCAGCCTGGCGCAGTTGGATGGCGACACGCGGTTGAGTGGCCTGGCCGCTGCCGTCAGCGTGCAGCGCGACCACAACGGCGTGGTCACCATCGATGCGAAAAGCCAGACCGATGCGATGCGCGCGCTCGGCTACGTGCATGCGCAAGACCGCTATTTCGAGATGGATTTGATGCGCCGCGCGCCTGCCGGCGAATTATCCGACCTGTTCGGCCCCAAGGCGATGGACCTGGACAAGCGCAATCGCGTGCATCGGCTGCGCGCACGCGTGCATGCCAACCTGGATACCGCCGCCGGCAGCCAGCGCGCTGCCCTGCAGGCCTACACCGACGGCGTGAATGCCGGGCTGGCCGCGCTGCCGGTGCGGCCCTGGCCCTATTTGCTGCTGCGCCAGACCCCGCGCGCCTGGACGCTGGACGACTCCATCCTCACCGGCCTGGCGATGTACGCAGACCTGCAGGACAGCGACAACCAGACCGAACTGGCCGCCGCGCGCATCCGCGCCGTGGTGCCGCCCGCCCTGGCGGCGCTGCTCGACCATCAAGGCTCCAGCTGGGACGCGCCGCTGTTCGGCCCGGCGCACGGCAATGCCGTGTTGCCCGATGCGGCTGCGCTGGATCTGCGTCGCCTGCCGCATCCACCCGCGGCGCCACCTGCCGAGCAACCCACGCCGGGCAGCAACAATTTTGCGGTGGATGGCAGCCTCACCGCCGACGGCCGCGCCATCGTCGCCGACGACATGCATCTGGGGCTGCGCGCACCCAACATCTGGTTCCGCGCGCGGCTGCGCTACCCCGACACCGCTGCGGCAGGGGGCAAGGTGGACGTCACCGGCTTCACCCTGCCCGGCCTGCCCGCGGTCGTGGTCGGCAGCAATGGCCACGTGGCCTGGGCGTTCACCAACAGCTATATCGACACCGCCGACTTTGCGCGGATTCCCGCTGCCACGCCGGGTCATCCACAGGCGCTGACCACGCATGTCGAAACGATTCGTGTCGCGGGCGCTGCGCCAGTGCGCCTGGATGTGCGCGAGGCGGCTTGGGGGCCGATCCTGCATGAAAACCCGGATGGCAGCCTCCTGGCGCTGCGCTGGGCCGCGCAGCTGCCGGGCGCGATCCGCCTGGACTTCGCACAGATGAGCAGCGCACGCGACCTGCAGAGCGCATTCGAGGTCGCCGACCGCTCGGGCATTCCGGCTCAAAACCTGTTGCTCGCCGATCGCAGCGGGCGCATCGCCTGGCGGCTGATCGGCGCGCGCCCGGCACGCAATCCCGGGTGCGGCCCCACCGGCATTGCCGAACTTGCGACCGCTGCACCGCCATCGGCATCGCCCCCTGCCCAGAGGGACCCGCAAGCGTCCGGCTGCACGCCATGGCCGGTGCGCAGCGACGCGGCGCCGGCGTTGATTGACCCGTCCTCGCATCGGCTATGGACGGCCAATAGCCGCGTGGTCGATACGCAGCAGCTGGCCACGCTCGGCAACGCCGGCTACGACCTCGGCGCGCGTGCGCAGCAGATCCGCGACGACCTGTTCGCGAAGCAGCGCTTCAACGAGCGCGATCTGTTGGCGATCCAGCTGGACGATCGCGCGCTGTTGTTGACGCGGTGGTGGCAGCTCCTGCGCGGGGTGGTCGAGCACAGCAAGGACCCGGCGTTGCAGCAGATCGAACAGGCAACGCGCCAGTGGGATGGCCATGCATCCACCACCTCGGCCAGCTACCGCATCGTGCGCGAGTTCCGTAGCAAGACCATCGATAAAGTAGAAGCTGGCCTGCTGGCGCCGGCCCAAGCCGCGTTGGGCGAGCAGTTCCTGGCACCGCGCCGCGCGCAGCTGGAAGGCATCGTCTGGCCGCTCTTGCAGCAGCGCCCCGCCAACTTGCTGCCACCCACATTTGCGAGCTGGGAGCAGTTGCTGAGCGATGCCGCAAGCAGTGCGCAGGCCGAGCTAGCTGCACAGGCAGACCCAGGCCAGCCACTGGACACGCGCACCTGGGGCGAGCGCAATACCGCCGCCATCTGCCACCCGATCGCCCGCGCACTGCCCGATTTCGCCAAACGCTGGCTATGCATGCCCGCCGACCAACTCCCAGGCGACCGCGATATGCCGCGCGTGCAGGGCCCGGCCTTCGGCGCCTCCGAACGCATGGTGGTGTCGCCTGGCCACGAACAGGACGGCATCGTGCACATGCCCGGCGGTCAGAGCGGCCACCCGCTGTCGCCGTTCTGGGGGGCAGGACACGAGGATTGGGTGCATGGGCGACCCACACCTTTTCTGCCCACTGCCACGCGTTACATGCTGGAATTGCGTCCGCAGTAG
- the bfr gene encoding bacterioferritin: MKGHPEVVDYLKQLLRGELAARDQYFLHSRRYEDQGLMALYERINHEMQEETEHADALLRRILFLEGDPDMRPAEFAPGKTVVEMLERDLVVEYEVRAALAAGMKLCEEHGDYVSRDMLLKQLQDTEEDHAWWLEQQLGLIKRIGLELYQTSKIDKGHVAG; this comes from the coding sequence ATGAAAGGCCATCCCGAAGTCGTCGATTACCTCAAGCAGCTGCTACGCGGCGAACTGGCGGCACGCGATCAGTACTTCCTGCATTCGCGCCGTTACGAGGATCAGGGCCTGATGGCGCTGTACGAGCGCATCAACCACGAGATGCAGGAAGAAACCGAGCATGCCGATGCGTTGCTGCGGCGCATCCTGTTCCTGGAAGGCGACCCGGATATGCGTCCGGCCGAGTTTGCACCAGGCAAGACGGTGGTCGAGATGCTGGAGCGCGATCTGGTAGTGGAATACGAAGTACGCGCGGCGCTCGCTGCCGGCATGAAGCTGTGCGAAGAGCACGGCGATTACGTCAGCCGCGACATGCTGCTCAAGCAACTGCAGGACACCGAAGAAGACCATGCCTGGTGGCTGGAGCAGCAGCTCGGCTTGATCAAGCGGATCGGCCTGGAGCTGTACCAGACCTCGAAGATCGACAAGGGCCACGTCGCCGGTTGA
- a CDS encoding thiopurine S-methyltransferase: MDTDFWLQRWQDGQTGFHQDEVMPLLQKHWPALQLPSAARVLVPLCGKTLDMHWLAAQGHRVLGVELSPLAVTQFFDDANLQPQRHTSRAGEHFVAGPIEIICGDAFALDAQVLAECKAVYDRAALVALPADLRRRYLETTYARLPATCRGLLITLEYPQAEKAGPPFAVDAAQVQALFQAQWQVQQLEQRDILDQEPRFRAEGVTALSTVVYRLQRR; encoded by the coding sequence ATGGACACAGACTTCTGGCTACAACGCTGGCAGGACGGACAGACCGGCTTTCATCAGGACGAGGTGATGCCCCTGCTGCAGAAGCATTGGCCTGCACTGCAGCTGCCAAGCGCCGCACGCGTGTTGGTGCCGCTCTGCGGTAAGACGCTGGATATGCATTGGCTGGCTGCCCAAGGCCATCGTGTCCTGGGCGTGGAACTCTCGCCGCTGGCGGTGACGCAGTTTTTCGATGACGCCAACCTGCAACCGCAGCGCCACACCAGCCGTGCTGGGGAACATTTCGTCGCCGGCCCGATCGAGATCATCTGCGGCGATGCCTTCGCGCTGGACGCGCAGGTGTTGGCCGAGTGCAAGGCGGTCTACGACCGCGCCGCGCTGGTGGCCCTGCCGGCGGACCTGCGCCGGCGGTATCTGGAAACCACCTATGCGCGCTTGCCTGCAACGTGTCGTGGGCTGCTGATCACACTGGAGTATCCGCAAGCCGAAAAGGCCGGCCCGCCTTTTGCGGTGGATGCTGCGCAAGTGCAGGCGCTGTTTCAGGCGCAATGGCAGGTGCAGCAGTTGGAACAGCGCGACATCCTGGATCAGGAACCACGCTTCCGGGCCGAGGGCGTCACCGCGCTATCGACCGTGGTGTATCGCCTGCAACGTCGCTGA
- the parC gene encoding DNA topoisomerase IV subunit A has translation MTDLTRPTFHGFEQLPLREYAERAYLDYSMYVVLDRALPFLGDGLKPVQRRIIFAMSELGLNAAAKPKKSARTVGDVIGKYHPHGDSACYEALVLMAQPFSYRYPLIEGQGNFGSTDDPKSFAAMRYTESKLTPIAEVLLGEISQGTTDWAANFDGTLEEPTWLPARLPHLLLNGTTGIAVGMATDVPPHNLNEIVSALLRLLDNPDATVAELCEHVLGPDYPTTAEIITPAADLRNIYETGHGSVRARATYKKEHANIVIDALPYQVSPSKVIEQIAQQMRAKKLPWLEDIRDESDHTSPVRVVLVPRSNRVDAEQLMGHLFVTTDLERSYRVNLNVIGLDGRPQVKNLRQLLSEWLTFRSDTVTRRLNHRLQKVERRLHLLEGLLIAFLNLDEVIRIVRSEDEPKPVLISRFALSEEQAEYILETKLRQLARLEEMKIRGEQEALAKERAQIMAILESKTKLKKLIKDELTADAKKFGDARRSPLVQRGAAQAIDETEMVASEPMTVVLSEKGWVRAAKGHEVDPAGMSYRDGDSLLAAVRSRSTHQVAFLDSEGRAYSTAVHTLPSARGNGEPLTGRFSPGSGASFQVMASADNATRFVLASSHGYGFVTRFENLTGRNKAGKAMLNLTAGSHVLSPAQVSNPQTDRIVAVTSAGNLLAVPATDVPELDKGKGNKIIEIPKAKLGTERVVAVVAVAPGNTLLVRSGARTMSLSFKDLDTYVGARASRGSLLPRGWQKVDGLEVQ, from the coding sequence ATGACCGATCTGACCCGCCCCACCTTCCACGGCTTCGAGCAGCTGCCGCTGCGCGAGTACGCCGAACGCGCCTATCTCGACTATTCGATGTACGTGGTGCTCGACCGCGCCCTGCCGTTCCTGGGCGATGGCCTGAAACCGGTGCAGCGCCGCATCATCTTCGCGATGAGCGAGCTCGGCCTGAACGCCGCCGCCAAGCCGAAGAAATCCGCGCGCACCGTGGGAGATGTCATCGGCAAGTACCATCCGCACGGCGACAGCGCCTGCTACGAAGCGCTGGTGCTGATGGCGCAGCCGTTCTCGTACCGCTATCCGCTGATCGAAGGCCAGGGCAACTTCGGCTCCACCGACGACCCCAAGTCGTTTGCGGCGATGCGCTACACCGAATCCAAGCTGACCCCGATCGCCGAAGTGCTGCTGGGCGAAATCAGCCAGGGCACCACCGACTGGGCGGCCAACTTCGACGGCACCCTGGAAGAACCCACCTGGTTGCCGGCGCGCCTGCCGCACCTGTTGCTCAACGGCACCACCGGCATCGCGGTCGGCATGGCGACCGACGTGCCGCCGCACAACCTCAACGAGATCGTCAGCGCGCTGCTGCGCCTGCTCGACAACCCCGATGCCACGGTCGCCGAGCTGTGCGAGCACGTGCTGGGCCCGGACTACCCGACCACCGCGGAAATCATCACCCCGGCCGCCGACCTGCGCAACATCTACGAGACCGGCCATGGCAGCGTGCGCGCACGTGCCACCTATAAAAAAGAACACGCCAACATCGTCATCGACGCGTTGCCGTACCAGGTGTCGCCGTCCAAGGTGATCGAGCAGATCGCCCAGCAGATGCGCGCCAAGAAGCTGCCTTGGCTGGAAGACATCCGCGACGAGTCCGACCACACCAGCCCGGTGCGAGTGGTGCTGGTGCCGCGCTCCAATCGCGTGGATGCCGAGCAGTTGATGGGCCACCTGTTCGTCACCACCGACCTGGAACGCAGCTACCGCGTCAACCTCAACGTGATCGGCCTGGACGGCCGGCCGCAGGTCAAGAACCTGCGCCAGCTGTTGAGCGAATGGCTGACCTTCCGCAGCGACACCGTCACCCGCCGCCTCAACCATCGCCTGCAGAAGGTCGAGCGTCGCCTGCACCTGCTGGAAGGCCTGTTGATCGCCTTCCTCAATCTGGACGAAGTGATCCGCATCGTCCGCAGCGAAGACGAACCCAAGCCGGTATTGATCTCCCGTTTCGCGCTCAGCGAGGAACAGGCCGAATACATTCTGGAAACCAAGCTGCGTCAGTTGGCGCGCCTGGAAGAAATGAAGATCCGTGGCGAGCAGGAAGCGCTGGCCAAGGAACGCGCGCAGATCATGGCGATCCTGGAAAGCAAGACCAAGCTGAAGAAGCTGATCAAGGATGAGCTCACCGCCGACGCCAAGAAGTTCGGCGATGCGCGTCGCTCGCCGCTGGTGCAGCGTGGCGCCGCGCAGGCCATCGACGAGACCGAGATGGTCGCCAGCGAACCGATGACCGTGGTGTTGTCGGAAAAGGGTTGGGTGCGCGCGGCCAAGGGCCACGAGGTCGATCCGGCCGGCATGTCGTATCGCGACGGCGACAGCCTGCTGGCTGCGGTGCGTAGCCGTAGCACGCATCAGGTGGCGTTCCTGGATTCGGAGGGCCGCGCCTACTCCACCGCCGTGCACACCCTGCCCTCGGCGCGCGGCAACGGCGAACCCTTGACCGGACGCTTCTCGCCCGGCTCGGGTGCGTCGTTCCAGGTCATGGCCAGCGCCGACAACGCGACCCGCTTCGTGCTGGCGTCCTCGCACGGCTATGGCTTCGTGACCCGCTTCGAAAATCTCACCGGCCGCAACAAGGCCGGCAAGGCCATGCTCAACCTGACCGCCGGCTCGCACGTGTTGAGTCCCGCGCAGGTAAGCAACCCGCAGACCGACCGCATCGTCGCGGTCACCAGCGCCGGCAACCTGCTGGCGGTGCCGGCCACCGATGTGCCCGAGCTGGACAAGGGCAAAGGCAACAAGATCATCGAGATCCCCAAGGCCAAGCTCGGCACCGAACGCGTGGTGGCGGTGGTCGCGGTGGCACCGGGCAACACGCTGCTGGTGCGCAGCGGCGCGCGCACCATGAGCCTGTCGTTCAAGGATCTGGACACGTATGTGGGCGCACGTGCGAGCCGTGGATCGTTGTTGCCGCGCGGGTGGCAGAAGGTGGACGGCCTGGAAGTGCAGTGA
- a CDS encoding AraC family transcriptional regulator, producing MTIENPPTTVDALPPGVRGSFEWADGPLLIAFLADLRAVWAPETAWHAHVRGQLMFVEQGVLTVHTEQGTLSLPPGCAGWMPPGQQHTVELAGPMRGWGVVVRPDACAALPAQGGVIRLTGLAREAIMRAAGWPLDQPLDTAQQRLAAVLLDELCQVQIDHLHLPMPVDRRLLRIARQLLETPADPRSLEDWADWGGLSPRSLSRHFRDETGLSFAQWRQQARLAEGLRRLSQGSAVAAVADQLGYSSPSAFVSVFHRHFGAPPTRYLAAGHARGLASPAASG from the coding sequence ATGACTATCGAAAACCCGCCAACGACGGTGGACGCGCTACCGCCCGGTGTGCGCGGCAGCTTCGAATGGGCCGACGGCCCGCTGCTGATCGCCTTCCTGGCAGACCTGCGCGCGGTGTGGGCGCCGGAAACCGCCTGGCACGCGCATGTGCGCGGGCAGCTGATGTTTGTCGAGCAAGGCGTGCTGACCGTGCATACCGAACAGGGCACGCTGTCGCTGCCGCCGGGCTGCGCCGGCTGGATGCCGCCCGGCCAGCAGCACACCGTTGAGCTGGCCGGCCCGATGCGCGGCTGGGGCGTGGTAGTGCGGCCGGACGCCTGCGCCGCCCTACCCGCGCAAGGTGGGGTGATCCGGCTGACCGGGCTGGCCCGCGAAGCGATCATGCGCGCCGCCGGCTGGCCACTCGACCAGCCGCTGGACACCGCCCAGCAACGACTGGCCGCGGTGCTGCTGGACGAGCTCTGCCAGGTCCAGATCGACCACCTGCACTTGCCGATGCCGGTCGATCGTCGCCTGCTGCGTATCGCCCGCCAGCTGCTCGAGACCCCTGCCGATCCGCGCTCGCTGGAAGACTGGGCAGACTGGGGTGGACTATCGCCGCGCAGCCTGAGCCGGCATTTTCGCGACGAGACCGGTTTGAGTTTTGCGCAATGGCGGCAGCAGGCACGGCTGGCCGAGGGCCTGCGCCGGCTCAGCCAGGGCAGCGCGGTGGCTGCTGTCGCCGACCAGCTCGGCTATAGCAGCCCCAGTGCCTTCGTCAGTGTGTTTCACCGCCATTTCGGCGCCCCGCCCACCCGTTATCTGGCGGCCGGCCACGCACGCGGCTTGGCATCCCCCGCCGCATCCGGATAA
- a CDS encoding MarR family winged helix-turn-helix transcriptional regulator, giving the protein MNSSSTAPPSFGLLLRQVRDALMRQLDAEMKGELPDFGFSHYVGLKILAVRSPCTANELAQALDQTPSAVTRLLDKLEALGAVRREPHAQDRRALQIVMTEQGVALWERLRLRGERAIEHGLRDLDAPEREQLTSLLIRVRDALNS; this is encoded by the coding sequence ATGAATTCATCGTCCACCGCGCCGCCGTCGTTCGGATTGTTGTTGCGCCAGGTGCGCGACGCGCTGATGCGCCAGCTCGATGCCGAGATGAAGGGCGAGCTGCCCGACTTCGGGTTCAGCCACTACGTCGGTCTGAAGATCCTGGCCGTGCGGTCGCCCTGCACGGCCAACGAACTGGCGCAGGCGCTGGACCAGACCCCGAGCGCGGTGACCCGCCTGCTCGACAAGCTCGAAGCACTGGGCGCGGTGCGGCGCGAGCCGCATGCCCAGGACCGGCGCGCGCTGCAGATCGTCATGACCGAGCAGGGCGTGGCGCTTTGGGAACGGCTGCGCCTGCGCGGGGAACGTGCGATCGAGCATGGCCTGCGCGACCTGGATGCCCCTGAGCGCGAGCAACTCACCTCCCTTCTTATCCGTGTCCGCGATGCACTCAACTCATGA
- a CDS encoding efflux transporter outer membrane subunit: MNAASSSLQTLRPRPMRLARPLVVAALTLALAACASSRGLSPQGTVLDANQLHAERTLAQAGLSPAAWPASDWWRALGDAQLNALIGEGLQHSPSLDAADARLRQAQARIGTAQADRGPSLSVSGGYAGVQLPESVAGEERGGRFGGNGQLVVDFRYGVDLWGGKRAAWEAAVDTAHAAEVDAQAARLNLSAAIAEAYAQLDYAWRLHDVADEELVRSRKTVELTQQRRSAGIDSDLQLRQAQARVPAAQQQVQSAQQQIDEARNALAALLGQGPDRGLDIARPVLGATIAAQLPSNLPADLLGRRPDVVAARWRVEAADKDITTAKTRFYPSFNITALGGVVNRDMGQLLESASVFGLVAPALSLPIFDGGKLRANLAGSDAQYDLAVADYNQKVIAALREVADQVNAVRSLEQRARAQDDAVQTATAAFDLAEQRYRAGIGGYLEVLSVQEQLLVARQRMAGLQSQQLLASVRLQRALGGGFTPEPARDTAHTAPTSAQPNS, from the coding sequence ATGAACGCTGCTAGTTCCTCTCTCCAGACGCTGCGCCCGCGCCCGATGCGCCTGGCGCGGCCACTTGTTGTCGCCGCCCTGACGCTGGCGCTCGCCGCCTGCGCCAGCAGCCGCGGCCTGTCGCCGCAAGGCACGGTGCTCGACGCCAACCAGCTGCACGCCGAGCGCACCCTCGCACAGGCCGGACTGAGCCCGGCGGCCTGGCCGGCCAGCGATTGGTGGCGCGCCTTGGGCGATGCGCAATTGAATGCGCTGATCGGCGAAGGCCTGCAGCACAGCCCCAGCCTTGACGCGGCCGACGCACGTCTGCGCCAGGCGCAGGCGCGCATCGGTACCGCGCAGGCCGATCGCGGCCCCAGCCTGTCGGTTTCAGGCGGCTACGCAGGCGTGCAGTTGCCGGAATCGGTGGCTGGCGAGGAACGTGGCGGACGCTTCGGCGGCAATGGTCAGCTGGTGGTGGATTTCCGCTATGGCGTGGACTTGTGGGGCGGCAAGCGCGCCGCCTGGGAAGCGGCGGTGGACACCGCGCACGCAGCCGAAGTGGATGCGCAGGCCGCGCGCCTGAACCTGTCTGCGGCGATCGCCGAAGCCTATGCGCAGCTCGACTACGCCTGGCGTCTACACGATGTAGCCGACGAGGAACTGGTGCGCTCGCGCAAGACCGTGGAGCTGACCCAGCAGCGTCGCAGTGCCGGCATCGACAGCGACCTGCAGCTGCGTCAGGCGCAGGCCCGGGTGCCGGCCGCGCAGCAGCAGGTGCAATCGGCGCAGCAACAGATCGATGAGGCACGCAATGCGCTGGCGGCGTTGCTCGGCCAGGGCCCGGACCGCGGGCTGGACATCGCACGCCCGGTGCTGGGCGCGACCATCGCCGCGCAGCTGCCGAGTAACCTGCCGGCCGATCTGCTTGGCCGTCGCCCGGACGTGGTGGCTGCGCGCTGGCGCGTGGAGGCGGCCGACAAGGACATCACCACGGCCAAAACCCGTTTCTATCCCAGCTTCAACATCACCGCCCTGGGGGGCGTGGTGAACCGCGATATGGGCCAGTTGCTGGAAAGCGCGTCGGTCTTCGGCTTGGTCGCCCCGGCATTGAGCCTGCCGATCTTCGACGGCGGCAAGCTGCGCGCCAATCTGGCCGGCAGCGATGCGCAGTACGACCTTGCGGTGGCCGACTACAACCAGAAAGTGATCGCAGCACTGCGCGAAGTGGCCGACCAGGTCAATGCCGTGCGTTCGCTGGAGCAGCGCGCACGTGCGCAGGACGATGCCGTGCAGACCGCCACTGCTGCATTCGATCTGGCCGAGCAGCGCTACCGCGCCGGCATCGGCGGCTATCTGGAAGTGCTCAGCGTGCAGGAGCAGTTGCTCGTCGCACGCCAGCGCATGGCTGGGCTGCAGTCGCAACAACTTTTGGCCTCGGTGAGGTTGCAGCGTGCGTTGGGCGGCGGATTCACGCCGGAGCCCGCACGCGACACCGCACACACCGCGCCCACTTCCGCACAACCGAATTCCTGA